A single genomic interval of Ruminococcus sp. NK3A76 harbors:
- a CDS encoding ABC transporter permease: MQVFKVFMKILRSKIGIAMMYLSIFLSIGIASANSSQEQADFTESRAGIVINDLDKSSASEALCEYLADSNDVTYGAPDDKEILDGVYYNASRYYLTINKGFSDGLASGETKNIITHATQNGSYFENLVDSKIDMYLTTARAYIAGGSSTETALEQAAKALEKKTEVEMVSESGSEYAKTVYSYFKFIPYIFMGIFIFALCPVVIVMTGKEIKNRTFSSAISQKIFLFETALGAVVFLTFIYLLVVIFVPLVVFRCEFTSEIGLAMLNSLAFTVFCGAIVLFISNLVDSEKLVSLIGNIVSLGMSFLCGVFVPLEFLGDGVKKVAVFLPAYWYEVLNSAIAGTDSQVYSDSLMKKCILIQLAFAAALVVATLAVMKARQAKVGESASKAEPQAA, from the coding sequence ATGCAAGTGTTTAAGGTTTTTATGAAGATACTACGCTCAAAAATAGGCATAGCAATGATGTATCTTTCGATATTCTTATCAATAGGCATAGCATCTGCAAACTCATCGCAGGAACAGGCTGACTTCACAGAGAGCCGTGCAGGCATAGTGATAAACGACCTCGACAAGTCTTCTGCATCTGAGGCACTGTGCGAATACCTTGCAGATTCAAACGATGTGACCTACGGCGCACCTGATGATAAGGAGATATTAGACGGCGTTTACTACAATGCGAGCCGATATTATCTCACGATAAACAAGGGCTTCTCTGACGGCCTTGCAAGCGGTGAGACTAAGAATATAATCACCCACGCCACGCAAAACGGCTCTTATTTTGAAAACCTTGTTGACTCAAAGATAGATATGTATCTCACCACAGCAAGAGCATACATCGCAGGCGGCAGCTCAACTGAAACAGCGCTTGAGCAGGCAGCCAAGGCTCTTGAGAAAAAGACCGAGGTCGAGATGGTATCTGAAAGCGGCAGCGAATATGCAAAGACAGTTTATTCCTACTTCAAGTTTATACCCTACATCTTCATGGGCATATTCATATTCGCCCTCTGCCCTGTTGTCATAGTTATGACAGGCAAGGAGATAAAGAACCGCACATTCAGCTCAGCGATATCACAAAAGATATTCCTGTTTGAAACAGCGCTCGGTGCAGTAGTTTTCTTAACGTTCATATACCTGCTGGTTGTGATATTCGTTCCGCTTGTAGTATTCCGCTGCGAGTTCACAAGTGAGATAGGCCTTGCAATGCTCAACTCACTTGCGTTCACTGTATTCTGCGGAGCGATAGTGCTCTTTATCTCAAATCTTGTTGACTCAGAAAAGCTCGTTTCACTCATAGGAAACATCGTATCCCTCGGCATGAGCTTCCTCTGCGGCGTGTTCGTTCCTCTTGAATTCTTAGGCGATGGTGTCAAGAAGGTGGCAGTATTCCTGCCGGCATACTGGTACGAGGTACTCAACAGCGCTATTGCCGGCACTGACAGCCAGGTATACTCAGACTCACTTATGAAAAAGTGCATACTCATACAGCTTGCATTTGCAGCAGCACTCGTTGTTGCAACGCTTGCAGTAATGAAGGCAAGACAGGCCAAAGTCGGCGAGAGCGCTTCTAAGGCAGAGCCGCAGGCAGCATAA